A window from Solanum stenotomum isolate F172 chromosome 7, ASM1918654v1, whole genome shotgun sequence encodes these proteins:
- the LOC125869757 gene encoding uncharacterized protein LOC125869757 produces the protein MSNSGGDEGRARLEAEVKGRNDFTLQAMHQQFERWTLQFQEMRDMIIEQNDTIAAIRRENNVVPPNNVRPQVRRNVPHIPFVNPEYDNDDFDVEFNLERRDRRGERGRVENDNINSIKMKMPSFKGTRDPDLYLDWERRVEAIFDCHNYSEGKKVKLAVVEFSDYAASWWKKLARDRLQEELPHIATWVEMKRVMRKRFIPSYFQRDLQSRLQRLKQGSMSVDEYFKSMDMAMIKANCMEEEEATIARFLNGLNTEIANVVEIQQYVTLDELVDLSVKVEKQIEKKQQNNSWRSRPNTISKKPWSTQEGKAPSKPQDDRGKGKVEEGGKTFNPKSFKPSSSIQCHKCHGRGHMMHECPSRRNILLRENGEYESEKSEGEEEEGEGVSEEDDLELPNDGIIGVVRRIMTINLGSVDEGQRENLFHTRCGIKGKTYSMIIDGGSCANVVSSYLVDKLGIACMKRSTPYRLQWLNDCGEVKVNKQCMISFNVGRYEDEILCDVVPMQACHVLLGRPWQYDRDTTHHGRKNRYSLLHNGKKYTLAPLSPSQVFEDQKRLRETMGKQKGENFEDVFPDDTPKGLPPLRGIEHHIDFVPGSQLPNRPAYRSNPEETKELQRQVEELLEKGFVRESMSPCSVPVLLVPKKDGTWRMCVDCRAINKITVKYRHPIPRLDDMLDQLYGSKIFSKIDLKSGYHQIRMNPGDEWKTAFKTKYGLYECSKGVEVDDEKIKAIKEWPKPKSVTEVRSFHGLASFYRRSFEVECDASGKGIGSVLMQDSKPIAYFSEKLSGATLNYSTYRGVTRLLQLPKLALGLIDDVVRGKSLLELPSESLPSVNGAKLLPYFCLI, from the exons atgtcTAATTCAGGTGGTGATGAGGGAAGGGCTCGTTTAGAAGCCGAGGTCAAAGGAAGGAACGATTTCACCCTTCAAGCTATGCACCAACAATTTGAGAGATGGACCCTTCAATTTCAAGAGATGAGGGATATGATTATCGAGCAGAATGACACCATAGCTGCAATTAGGAGGGAGAATAATGTTGTACCCCCAAATAATGTTAGACCCCAAGTTAGAAGGAATGTACCCCATATCCCTTTTGTAAATCCtgaatatgataatgatgattttgatgttgaatttaATCTAGAAAGAAGAGATAGGAGGGGAGAAAGAGGTAGAGTAgaaaatgataatataaatagtataaagatgaagatgccATCTTTCAAGGGGACAAGGGATCCAGACTTGTACCTTGATTGGGAGAGACGAGTTGAAGCCATCTTTGATTGCCATAACTACTCTGAGGGTAAGAAAGTTAAACTTGCTGTTGTTGAGTTTTCTGATTATGCTGCTTCTTGGTGGAAAAAGCTTGCTAGGGACAGATTGCAAGAGGAGTTACCACATATTGCTACGTGGGTAGAGATGAAGAGGGTAATGAGGAAGCGATTTATTCCATCATACTTCCAAAGAGATCTACAATCTCGCCTTCAACGCTTGAAGCAAGGCTCCATGTCGGTGGATGAGTACTTCAAAAGCATGGATATGGCTATGATCAAAGCTAACTGcatggaggaagaagaggctACAATTGCTagatttttaaatggtttaaataCAGAAATAGCTAATGTAGTAGAGATACAACAATATGTAACTTTAGATGAGTTAGTTGATTTGTctgtaaaagttgaaaaacaaattgagaaaaagcaGCAAAATAACTCATGGAGAAGTCGACCAAACACTATCTCTAAGAAGCCATGGTCAACTCAAGAGGGGAAAGCTCCTTCCAAACCTCAAGATGATAGAGGTAAAGGTAAAGTGGAGGAGGGAGGTAAAACCTTTAATCCTAAATCTTTTAAACCTTCAAGTTCTATTCAATGTCACAAATGTCATGGAAGGGGGCATATGATGCATGAATGTCCAAGTAGAAGAAACATCCTACTTAGAGAGAATGGAGAATATGAGAGTGAAAAAAGTGagggggaagaagaagagggagaagGTGTAAGTGAGGAAGATGATTTGGAACTGCCTAATGATGGTATAATTGGGGTGGTTAGGAGAATTATGACTATCAATTTGGGTAGTGTTGATGAAGGGCAGAGAGAGAATTTGTTTCATACTAGGTGTGGGATAAAAGGGAAGACTTATTCTATGATTATTGATGGGGGAAGTTGTGCAAATGTGGTGAGTTCATACTTGGTGGATAAACTAGGAATTGCATGCATGAAGCGCTCTACCCCATATAGGCTCCAATGGTTGAATGATTGTGGAgaagtaaaagtaaacaaacaatgcatgatttcattcaATGTTGGTAGGTATGAAGATGAGATTCTTTGTGATGTAGTTCCAATGCAAGCATGTCATGTTTTACTTGGCCGACCTTGGCAGTATGATAGGGATACTACTCATCATGGGAGAAAGAATAGGTATAGTCTTCTGCATAATGGTAAGAAGTATACTCTTGCACCATTATCTCCTTCTCAAGTGTTTGAAGATCAAAAACGATTGAGGGAAACAATGGGAAAACAAAAGGGAGAG AATTTTGAAGATGTTTTTCCTGATGACACTCCAAAGGGATTGCCACCTTTGAGAGGGATTGAGCACCATATAGACTTTGTGCCTGGGTCTCAACTTCCTAATAGGCCTGCCTATAGGAGCAATCCTGAAGAGACCAAAGAATTACAAAGGCAAGTTGAAGAATTGCTTGAAAAGGGATTTGTTCGAGAGAGTATGAGCCCATGCTCTGTTCCAGTCCTATTGGTCCCCAAAAAGGATGGAACATGGAGGATGTGTGTAGATTGTCGAGCCATCAACAAGATAACGGTAAAGTATCGCCATCCTATCCCTCGTCTTGATGACATGTTGGACCAACTGTATGGTTCcaaaatcttttctaaaattgatctaaagAGTGGTTACCATCAGATTCGTATGAATCCTGGAGATGAATGGAAAACTGCTTTTAAGACCAAATATGGACTTTATGAGTG TTCTAAGGGAGTTGAAGTAGATGATGAGAAAATCAAGGCAATAAAAGAATGGCCTAAACCTAAAAGTGtaactgaagttaggagttttcatGGACTTGCTAgtttttataggag gtcttttgaagttgagtgTGATGCCTCTGGTAAGGGCATAGGTTCAGTTTTGATGCAAGACTCCAAGCCAATTGCCTACTTTAGTGAAAAGCTAAGTGGAGCAACattgaactactcaacttat CGAGGTGTTACACGTCTGCTTCAACTCCCTAAGCTTGCGCTTGGCCTCATAGATGACGTTGTTAGGGGAAAAAGCCTTCTTGAACTCCCCTCAGAATCTCTCCCAAGTGTTAATGGTGCAAAGCTCCTTCCATATTTCTGTCTCATTTAG
- the LOC125870650 gene encoding root phototropism protein 2: MATPLKNTNRLSLAMERTGQWVFSQEIPTDVIVEVGEANFNLHKFMLVAKSNYIRKLILDTKESDVSRINLSDIPGGPEMFEKAAKFCYGVNFEITVHNVAALRCAAEYLQMTDKYCDNNLASRTEDFLAQVALTSLSGALVVLKSCENLLPLAHDLNIIQRCVDIAGAKACVEANFPSRSPPNWWTEELTILDVAFFERIIVAMKARGAKALTIASAIITYTERSLRDLVRDHSGNNTRLMEPEDSDMRMHQRELLESIVTLLPAEKAAFPINFLCCLLRTAIFLRAASSCKNELEKRISAILEHVTVDDLLVLSFTYDGERLFDLESVRRIISGFMEKEKSVAVFKGGDFGDVCTTAMQRVAKTVDAYLGEIATFGDLSISKFNGIAILVPKGARKADDDLYRAVDIYLKAHPHLDEIEREKVCSVMDPLKLSHEARVHASQNKRLPVQIVLHALYFDQLKIRSGAADDTNNNMPEAMATRNQLQADVSLVKENEVLRTELLKMKMYIADIQKTTTSTQGTSASHKGSLKKTTFFSSVSKTLGKFNPFKHGSKDTSNIVDDAALDLTKPRRRRFSIS, encoded by the exons ATGGCTACTCCTCTCAAGAATACCAATAGACTTTCTCTTGCAATGGAAAGAACTGGCCAATG GGTATTTTCACAAGAAATTCCAACTGATGTTATtgttgaagtaggtgaagcaaacTTTAATCTTCACAAG TTCATGCTAGTAGCAAAGAGCAATTACATAAGGAAACTTATACTTGATACTAAAGAAAGTGATGTAAGTCGTATAAACTTATCGGATATTCCTGGAGGGCCAGAGATGTTTGAGAAGGCAGCTAAGTTCTGCTACGGAGTTAACTTTGAAATCACAGTACATAACGTTGCTGCTCTTCGTTGTGCTGCTGAATATCTTCAAATGACTGATAAATACTGTGACAACAATCTCGCAAGCCGAACAGAGGATTTTCTAGCTCAAGTTGCCTTGACTAGCCTTTCTGGTGCACTTGTCGTGTTAAAGTCATGTGAAAATCTTCTTCCTCTTGCACATGATCTCAATATCATTCAAAGATGTGTTGACATCGCCGGTGCTAAG gCGTGTGTGGAAGCGAATTTTCCTAGCAGATCACCACCAAATTGGTGGACGGAAGAGTTAACTATCTTAGATGTAGCTTTTTTCGAGAGAATTATTGTTGCAATGAAAGCTCGTGGGGCAAAAGCGTTAACAATAGCAAGTGCTATAATCACATATACAGAGAGATCTCTTCGTGATCTTGTACGTGACCACTCAGGAAACAACACGAGATTAATGGAACCAGAGGATTCAGACATGAGAATGCATCAACGGGAACTTCTGGAGTCGATTGTGACTCTGTTGCCTGCGGAGAAAGCAGCTTTTCCAATCAATTTCTTGTGTTGTCTCCTGCGTACAGCTATTTTCTTAAGAGCAGCCAGTAGCTGCAAGAATGAATTGGAGAAAAGGATATCAGCAATACTAGAACATGTGACAGTCGATGATCTGTTAGTGTTGTCTTTTACTTATGATGGAGAAAGACTTTTCGATCTTGAGAGCGTTAGGAGAATCATTTCTGGATTTATGGAGAAAGAGAAGAGTGTAGCAGTGTTTAAAGGTGGTGATTTTGGAGACGTTTGTACCACCGCGATGCAGAGAGTTGCAAAGACTGTCGATGCATATCTTGGTGAAATCGCTACTTTTGGAGATCTCAGTATATCAAAATTCAATGGAATTGCTATTTTGGTTCCTAAGGGCGCGAGAAAGGCTGATGATGATCTTTATAGAGCTGTTGATATCTACTTGAAG GCACATCCACATTTGGATgaaattgaaagagaaaaagTGTGCAGTGTGATGGATCCTCTGAAACTATCACATGAAGCAAGAGTCCATGCTTCTCAAAACAAACGTTTGCCAGTGCAAATAGTACTTCATGCTCTCTATTTCGATCAACTCAAGATAAGGAGCGGGGCAGCAGATGATACTAATAACAACATGCCTGAAGCCATGGCAACAAGGAACCAATTACAAGCCGATGTTTCCCtcgtaaaggaaaatgaagttTTAAGAACAGAGTTGTTAAAGATGAAGATGTATATAGCAGATATACAGAAAACAACAACTTCTACTCAAGGAACATCAGCTAGTCATAAAGGGAGTTTGAAGAAAACAACCTTCTTTTCTTCTGTCTCCAAAACATTAGGCAAATTCAATCCCTTTAAACATGGATCAAAGGACACTTCGAATATTGTTGATGATGCTGCTCTAGATCTTACTAAGCCTAGGAGGAGAAGATTTTCCATATCTTAA